A stretch of Caenibius tardaugens NBRC 16725 DNA encodes these proteins:
- the era gene encoding GTPase Era — MTIETPHCGVVAVIGAPNAGKSTLVNALVGQKVAITSAKAQTTRARLLGIALEGEVQMILADTPGIFAPRRRLDRAMVNAAWEGAHAADAIMLVVDPIKKRRHELEPLLETLKDRPERKLLCLNKVDASQKEPLLELAQDLVGKVGFDEVFFVSALTGDGVPELKTHLAGLMPEGPWHYPEDQVSDASERLLAAEITREQLYRQLHDELPYDSAVRPEAYRTRPDGSLEIHQQIVVGRESQRPIVLGKQGSRIKAIGEASRKELSEQLGVKVHLFLHVKVDENWAESREIFEEMGLDWVK, encoded by the coding sequence ATGACTATCGAAACCCCGCATTGCGGCGTCGTGGCTGTCATCGGCGCGCCCAACGCGGGCAAGTCGACACTGGTCAACGCGCTGGTCGGGCAGAAAGTGGCGATTACCAGCGCCAAGGCGCAGACCACCCGCGCGCGCCTGTTGGGCATCGCGCTGGAAGGCGAGGTGCAGATGATCCTCGCCGACACGCCGGGCATTTTCGCACCGCGGCGGCGGCTGGACCGCGCCATGGTCAACGCCGCGTGGGAAGGCGCGCATGCCGCCGACGCGATCATGCTGGTGGTCGATCCGATCAAGAAGCGCAGGCACGAGTTGGAACCCCTGCTGGAAACGCTGAAAGACCGCCCCGAACGCAAGCTGTTGTGCCTTAACAAGGTCGATGCCTCGCAGAAGGAACCCCTGCTTGAACTGGCGCAGGACCTGGTGGGCAAAGTCGGGTTTGACGAGGTGTTCTTCGTGTCGGCGCTGACCGGCGATGGCGTGCCCGAGTTGAAGACCCACCTCGCGGGCCTGATGCCCGAAGGGCCATGGCATTACCCGGAAGATCAGGTTTCCGATGCCAGCGAACGGCTGCTGGCCGCCGAAATCACCCGAGAACAGCTCTATCGCCAGCTGCATGACGAATTGCCTTACGATTCCGCCGTGCGCCCCGAAGCCTATCGCACACGCCCGGACGGCAGCCTTGAAATCCACCAACAGATCGTCGTCGGCCGCGAAAGCCAGCGCCCCATCGTGCTGGGCAAACAGGGCAGCCGGATCAAGGCCATCGGCGAAGCCTCACGCAAGGAACTGTCCGAACAACTTGGCGTGAAAGTCCACTTGTTCCTCCACGTGAAAGTGGATGAAAACTGGGCGGAAAGCCGCGAAATATTCGAGGAAATGGGCCTCGACTGGGTGAAGTAA